Genomic segment of Euwallacea fornicatus isolate EFF26 chromosome 11, ASM4011564v1, whole genome shotgun sequence:
AGATGTTTCTCAGAAGGGCCGCGCAGGGGctctcaaaaattgaccatCGTCGCACATGAAATGTGCCAGTTGGACATTAATGACGTTATTGAAGAAGAAGTTGCTGAAATGGGCGTCCTTAACCCTCCCTTTGAACCTAAAAAGGAGGGTGATGGTTTAGCAGCGACTATGCAAAGCCCCAGTTTAAACGATAAATGTGGCAAAATTGAAGGCCCCAACTTTAGGCTTCCTATCTTGGAGGCGTACAATATTTCTCCCTCAACTGAGGGGAGACGAAAGTTGGCTTCTTCACGCAGGCTGCAGAAAAACCCCAAAAAACTCTCTCCAAAGGTGCAGCAGGACGAGAACTGGAATGAGTTCATTAGCAAGCTGGACCACATAATCATTTGCAAAACGAACGAGTTTCTTTGAACTCAGTTGCTATACTGCATCTCCTTTTCTTAACAGCATTTCCGCTTTTTTGCTTTATAAAAACTTGCTTTTTGCGCACTAACGTATTTTGCATGCTAGAATTGCCCGAGGTGCTGGAAACTACCCCCTCCACTAACTTTGTGCCAATACCGAAACCCAGGAAGAGGCCCCCCAAAGCGCCTCCCCGCACCCACCTCTTTCAAACGGAAAGTGAGCGAATTGAGGCGGAATTTGGCATTCAACCCACAAGCTTTGAAAATCAGTCTATAGACACTGAATGTGCAGAATTTGATGGTGTTGTATTGCGGCACAAGCCTCCAAGGGCGTTAAAACGTGAAGAACCATCTTCAAGGGCCATCGAAAATACTTTCACTTTGAAACCGACTGTGAACTCATTTTATACGAATGAAAATGCTGAATCGAAACAAGAGAATTCGATCACAGACACAAAAGGTGGTACTATTAGCATAGATCAAGAATCAGTTTCGCCAAAAGACAGTGAATACTCCATGGAAGAAATTTTGGCGAGTCTAGAAACAGTGAAGCCTTTCATCATGAAATCCGCTCAGAAGACTGAGAGctcttcaaaatcatcaaaaataaactttcaaaGGTCAATAAATGTAGAAGAGACTTGTAAAGAAAGCAAGCCTCCTGAAATAGTGGGAATGATAAAGAAAGGTATCAAAGATGAAATGGAAGATCTCGATGAAAGCATGTTCATCGAAAGAGAAGACCCACCACCAATCAAACCACGTCAAATGTTTAATCAGCTATTCGGAATCCATGACTATGAACCTACTCAGTCCCCAACGATGAGTCTTCGCAGCTCCACATGCAGCATTCCAAGCTTTAACGGTACCGCCATGAAGAAGTGGAATAACCTGGAGGAATTGGATAACATTGCTGACCCTTCTTGCGGAGTTAGAAATGAATGGGTGGTGGCTGGTGATGTCTCTGAAACAGGCatgtctctctctctcttaaTCTTTCTCTGTTCGTAACGTCTCCGCCACTAGAATAGTAACGCGTTTAGTTTGACCCAAAAATCTATTGTATCTACTCTCGTTATGTAAATGGGTGTGGGAGTTATATCTTTCGGTAGCGTAGTTTTTGTACAGAATAAATGGGGGTTAGGTTGTAAAAATGCCCAGGTTGCAAGCTAACGTTTACACCACGTCACTTATTGGTCGCTGTGGTACCAACCATAAAACCGGTACGTCACTTGTTGGTCATCGCGGTATCAACTGAAGAGTTACATTTAAAGTATCTTTTGGATGTCGCGAAACGCAAAACCATCATAGACCCTATACCATTTTGAATGTGCGATCATTTTGATTGCCCCCgtatttgtaataaatttacccAGTGCCTAACAGGTGATCATTAAGAATAACCTCTAATACTCGTTACCAGTACCTCAAAACGGACTAACTAGGTACCTTAAAAAGCCCATATGACGTCATATTCACATGAATCTGTGATATTCCGTCGTCACTATTATGCCAGGCAATCACGTcgctgattttgaaaaaaagtaacgAAAAAAACTGAGAGTTTTCTTTGACGTCGCATTGCAACCTGATTGAGCTTCATTCCATGATAATATCTCGCGAGGGGAGAATCCTTATCACTTGAAAACAAGCAGAACGTTCATTGTTGTATTGCGTGCTTGAAATATGATCTAAACTCGTTCTGTATACATGATTCAACATCTTGATGAGGTCATTATGTGAAAGCAATTTGCTgtaacatatacagggtgtccgggtTCTTTGTTGAAGGATTTTAACCACGTATTCTACGCACAAAATAATACTAGTTTGCTATATAAAGTATATTCAAGAAatgatttgttaaagaaatgcAGGgtattgaagttttaaaaaaatttcaatttaatttttataactccaaaatttttgagatatttagcttGAGTTTTAATAGCATAATTAGACGGACGTTGTTCACATTATTCCCTATTGGTGAGGACCTGGCTAAATGCAAACTATCCACAGAGCGGGGTAAGTCGTGGAGGACCAATTGCTTGGCCTTCTCGATCCTCCGATTTAGCACctccaaatttttatattagcGAGTAGAGCTGCATTATATATTTAAGATATACTTCGTTAAAGAAACGCACGGTGttgaaatgtaatatttttctcaatttaacttttataGCTCTCCAAGTTTTTGAAACGATtatctcaaattttgataagttcATTTTTAGGATCTACACGATTTAATGATACTAGATGATCTTGAAAGCTTACAGGGTGATATTTTTGGGGGTTATGGTCCATTTTATCGTCATTCTTGTGATGCTGCGcatagtatttaattttatacatttaattTGCCTGTTTAGTTCAGAAACTTTTATGTCTTGTGACAATTTTAGTATCTGTTACCGTTactcagttattttcaaatttgtgaaataatgTTACTTTTTTCATCCAATAGGGTTTCTGACATTCTACTGATATTACATATTCTAACACAGTAATACGGTGTAAGTCGGAGTAGATTCATTTATTGACGATAGGAGCAGagcgaatttttaacaaaagtgaaataaaaaataatagtagacAAGAGCCACTTCAAATAGAACATAAATGAAACAGTAACAATTTAATCGATaacaaaatcatttaaatcaatattaaattattatcattacagaaattgttcgaaatgaACGTCATTACATTCTACACATAAATTAGAACGTCGCCATAACGACCGTCGAATATCTCTCAAATTCTGTGCAGTTATTCTAAGAGCAGAATTTATAATTCGCCTTATAAGTTCCTATTGAGAATTTACAGAAGTAGAGTACAATACATAAAAATCTAGAGGTGTTAGATCTGACGATCGAGGAGGCCAAGCAGTTGGTCCTCCACCACTTACACCAACCACCTTCTGTGGATAGATTACGTTCAGCTAGTTCTTCACCCCTAGGGAATAATATGTAGGCTATTGGTTTAATTATACTGTTAACTTACCCTCACAATTTGAGCTAGATATGTCAAAAACTCTTAAGAGCTAcaaaagataaattgaaaaaaacattttatttaaacgccctgtatttccttAAAACATTTCTCGAATATAGGTCACATAGCAaactaatataattttattaaatattatccTGCTGCAAaaaaccaaacaccctgtatctgaTTCATTCAACAAATAGTTTTTCATCGCTTACATCCTTTCAACAGTAATCTGTTTATCTGATAATCAGCATATGCAGTTCCAACAATCCGACAGAACCCACTGTGTTGTCTCCCATTCCCAGTGATTAATTTGGAGAAACGAGGCTCATTTCTTACCTTTTCAGAATCAATACCTACGTCGAATTTGCCCTCGCAACTTGCAGAAGTCACCCCGGAACCGCCTAAGGTTCAAACGCAAGAAGAGAAAAGTCTCGAATCCACAGACAGCGGAATTGCTCAAGACCACAAGGAGGACACGGGTTTCCGGACGCCTCCACCTCCTCCCATTCTAGACGACATAATTGTCCCTGACGAAATACCAAAAACGAACGACCTTATTGATTGGGAGTACCAGTTGCCCTCGCCACCAAAAGCATTCCGCGATTCTAGTCCCCAGGACACGCTCCTGGAAACCAATTCGCTGGGTGGCAGCACCGACTTTAAGGACTCTGTGGTGACCTCTCCAGAACTCTTTGAGAAGCTAAGAACTCTGGAAGACAAGGAGTCAATAACCAGTGAAGAACCTCCTTTAAATACATTATCCTTAGAACATTTAGAGAAACGCAAGTCCTTGGTGTACAACAGGGAGCTCGCCACAAGCCTAAAGATGACTGATAGCGTAGAATCTAGACCTAGTGTAAATACTCCATCAATGGCGAATTTCCAGAAACCCGCAGAGAATCCTGCGAAGTACCATCACGATACACtcccaaattttaaaattaccacATACGACGTCCCAAAACACCAAAACATCAAAGTCTTTGAGGACGATACGGTACGCAGCAACGAAAATGTTTCGTACAACAAGAGGAATTCGGTAGATCTGAACAGCGACACTGGCAGTACCGACTACATATTTTACAAGTCTCAAGGAGTGTCTCGGTCTGGATCGTTCTCAACAGATGCCAAAACGTCTACGAAACCAGTGTCCAGGTCACGATCCACGCTAACCCTGAATAAATATCATACCACGATCAAAAAGGAACTGGGAGATCCAGCGAATATATCAAGGAGCAGTAGTCTTTTCAATGTGTCCGGTCTGCACAGCTTGGAGGTAAGCCTATTTGGGAGGGTGGCTATTTTGGGGTGAAAAGGGGATGGTGggagtttttttaaaggttGCTGTGGTATTTTAatcaaagaaaacaaaataatattattataaagttTTTGGGTTAAAATCTAACATTATTAAATGACAATCGTTTAAATCAGAATAATTGAGTGTAGGGTCAGtttttatacaaggtgtcccaaaTTCGGCTTCTGATAGAAGGAGCTTTTGAGCTGATATAGGTTCAAAGCGagtgacgtttttttttttttgttttcggcttcgaatatttgaaaaattccttcCGAATCGATGTAGAAATAAATGGGGAAAAGTTTCttaataagaaattaacattttcagtTAGTTCAGGGCGGGAAAAACCGTTCGCTGCCCATCTCATAAAGCATCAGAGAGTTAAATGAGGCCTTAGCCTGTGATAAAACATTCACTGATAGAAGAATTTTCATTGAACATCTGTAATATTTAACTAGAGCTTTGCTATCTAAATTCCGGGCACCATGTACTAACAAATAAATGTATATCTACCCCTCCTTGAAACTAATCGCGGACAGTATTACCCAACTTTCGCTTTTACAGGTAATGAAAGTGATCCGCAACAAGCTGAACACGTCTGAAACTGAAAACCTCCACCAAGCGCCACAAAAGCCTTCGCCCATTCCTATTGTTCAAAAAGAAGCTCCTGTTTCCGAAGAGCCGCCGCAGCGACCAGATCCCGTTCCCATTAACTCCCCCAAGCCAGCGGAACCggcaaaaaaatactattacCGCGGTCCTCCTGCCGTGAACATGTCTACGTGGTCCGAGAGACCGAAAGTACCTGTGTCGGTCAAGGAAGACGAAGACTACAAACTTGGGAACGTTAGTCAAAACGGTAATGCGACTCAAAAATCGGAGATAACGCAAAGTTCTGGGAATGTGGTGATTAAAATTGGACCTGCAACGAACAGCACCAGATTGCTCGCTCCAGCAGCATATAGGAAACCGTTAGGTAACCTCAACGGAGGGTCTGAACCTCAAAGACCGCACTCCATCGCATTCGACTCGAGTTTTGATATTAATCGAGTGCCTGTGGTGCGGAGCGTGGAATTCAAAAAGCCATATAAGGACTTTCACGTAAATAACTCTCATCTCAATAGCATTCACCAGATTAACACTCATGTGAATAACACATCCATAATCCATTTGAATCGAGAACAATCACCATTGGAAGAGCCTCAACACAATGCGTTCAAAGTACCCAATAAACCACCGGTCGTGAGAGGATTCAATACCAATCGGCTCTCTTGGCATGCCTCCTCCGGAGGAAGTTTCAATAGTACTTTGCCACTGTCAAAACCTAAAGAGGGTTATTATGTCCCCAATCAGCACGTTCCCTTTTCTCAGTCAACTTTACGAAGAACTGAGTCGAGTAAACGATACATGTCAGATCAGAACTGTAATAATGTTGTCAAACCTATCATTGAGCCAAACAACTATTCCAAGAGTTTGAAGCCTTGGAGCGTCTCGGCTCCGCCACCTCCGCCTCCTCAGGTGCCGAAAAAGACGATTTCACAAGAGAGAAGCCaaagcataaaaaataataatattaataataataataataataataataataataataataataataataataaaaataataataatgaggACGTGCGCGACATGCTCATGGAGTCGATAAGGAATTTCGGGGGCAAAAAGGGGCTTAAGACGGTCAAAGCCTGATTGTAAATAGCACCTATTAGTCATTTTTCTTTGTATTGTGTTGAAAGCTCAATTGTACAAGTCACATCGTTCGATTTATTATTGCTGTAGATGATATTGTTTGTATATTCTAtattatgttaaatatttaaaacgtcCTGAAGTTTATACGTAATCAGTACATTTTAGGGACCAAAGGTTATATGGAaagcattatttatttgttatgtATTAAAAGTGTATTATAATGATAACCAATACAAGATTATTCAAATCAAACTGGTCTCTTTCTTTGGGGGGGTGCACTCGGTGTAGAGAGGACTCAGAATGAGGCAATTCTAAAGTGTACGCTATTCGAACGTGAAGCAACCAGAATTTGAGAAGTTGGTGGAGTTAAGATacctgaaaatattaaatttatcacgTCGCTTCATTGGCCCCGCAAGGGCGGAGTGAATGAGTAACTTAAGAGTAACCTAAGGCTAGAATACCGGCGCATTGCCGTGGCGTAGCCAGTGGAAGCAGGGCCGGCCTTAACGAGTCTGGCGGCCTGAGGAAAATTTTCGACCACCGCCCTCTTACCCTAAGAAAAACCGCCGACCAGGAAAATTCACCGCCCAAACTCGCCCCGCCCCCCATAAGGCCGGTACTGAGCGGAAGACGCTATTAGGCCCGGTTTTCTACCTGCAAGTAACTTTATCCTCAAGataatttctatggaaacgaataaattcaatatctgcATTTTCGACGTATGCGAAAAAATATCGAATACACGTTAATTTCAGATTCTGAAATTACATCTTGTAACGTAAACATTTCATTCCGAAATTCGATCCCCGTTTGCGTAACAACTGCAACCccccaatttttaaattgcatgtATGGGCTTGTGATGcgtcatttgaaaggtcttttcGTTCTCTATTCGAACCTGCTATGGTTTTAAGCTTTATTGTAAGGAATAATGGGAAAAGAGAAATTCACGTAATTGACGACATTCTCTACAATgaagtgaaaatttaaaaatgaataccGTTTGGTTGTTGacaacataataaaataataaaacaaataaatctcAGTTTTCTGTTcgatgtaaaaaatgtatttctcgAACCTCTCGGCAGTATCCTGAGCGTAAATGAAAATGTCTTCTAACATTAATCAACATCTGAGGCGTAACCGATCTAATCACAAgcgttatttttcttttttaagttaagCTAGATAGCGCGGTTTTCTCTTATACACCATACTCACAACAGATCCCCATAAGAAAAACTCTAACGGAGTAAGGTCTGGTGATCGTGCCGGCCATTCCGGCTATCCTCGCTCCCTAtctattaatttagaaaaattaagttgaGGTACATAGGAACTGacttgttttcaaattttattacattatcaaTAACAAAGTGGtattaataagtttttaactTGTTGTAGAGAAATTCgtcaattaaattgttttctattATACTCtcaaataaactttaaaaccataaaaattgtaaatagagaatgaaaagacctttcaaatgaggtaTCACAAATCCATACttccgatttaaaaatttaagggttGCAATTGTCACGCAAAGGGGGTTAAATTTGGGGACAAACTTTATACGTTAAAGGATGTAATTtcataaatctaaaattaatgtGTTTCAGTATTTTCTCACATATGTCGAAACATgcagatattgaatttattctaTTCGGCTCttccaccctgtatgttttttaagtgttttagaaaaatgggGTAAAACTTCATTAATCTTGATTGGAATGATTTACCAAACAGCGTCTCATTTCTTATTCTACTCATTTGACCTGCGTCCTGAAGAGGGTGGCAACGTCGTCATCGAAACGGTAATAAGGGTGTTCGTCTGAGTCTTTAATAAAGGGCAAATGCTATTTCAGTCGGCTTTAACCGAGAATGGCGCGCAATTCCCAGTGTCTGAGACGTTACTGTCgaatataaaagaaagaattaaCAACCTGTCCCAGACCGAACATATTGAAAAACACTATGGCGCTTGATCATTTACATGTCCGACCTGAAAGGTGACCCGAGTTTTTTGGTCTTTTCCTGCtcctttttcgttttaaaaccCATTTCAAACATCAGAATACTCGCAACTTCGcgtaaattttgaaggaattttattGACTTCTGGGTGAGGTACCATGGTGGTCCGTGGGCGCGTGCATCTTTTGCGTGCAGCATGCATAATTTTTGCCTCAtcagaatttcaaaagttgatcAGGTCAAGGTACTTTTGGAAATTTGGGCGTGTACAAGAATCAACCAAGTGTGATTCAGACCTTTTCATGGTATTGTTCTTGCAGAACAATGGAACCTAACCTGCTATTATATgctaaaaaaaactccaactTTTAGGTATACCTGCtgaaaaatccattaaaaaacctatttatttttaggggCATTATTCCACGCTTCGTGTTTTTAGCCTCAAGGTAGTTTACTGGAATGAAAATGTGCAGATGGAAAAggaaacaaattgaaatgcaATAAAGTACTTCGCGCTTTGTATTCAATCGATGTACGACAGGCAATGTGTGTTAATGGAGGTGCACAAGGTTGTTGATCGGAAAAGAATCCTGAGTGATTTATTAATGTCTTCATATTTTATTCTAGTTCGGCTCAGATGAATGAACCAATCAAACGTTCGCGTTTGGAAAATTAAACGACTATTTTCATTCATCTGTGGAAAAAGTTCCATTATAAATTCGGATTGATAGTTCATGGAGAATTTTATTGGAGTTGCCCCTTCGATTAGCCTTCATTTCTGGTTGCCGTACAAGAGATTTCtatgcattgatcgaaaatgCACTTTTCTGGTCTGAATCTCGGGTGTCCCGTAAGCAAGTGACGGAAGACGCAAATTTTCCGAATAACCGGTTGGTCGCGGCACCGAATGGCACGACCGGAGCCTTGAGAGCGATTAGTTTTCCCTGTTTTTaccattttattaaacaatttaaggAAATTGTGTTGTTTTAGCCTTAAAACCGTCCAATTCGACACAATTACCCAGTACGAACGTGCCAGTCGGAGGCGCAATTACTCAATTGGAAACGCCGTTTTTCTATTTACCCAAACAATGCCGTGTCTCTCTTCTCATGGTGATTTACTTTTTGCGCGTTTACCTCACGACATGTTTCTTTTCCATGAGAGCTGCCATAAGAAGAAGGGCACGGGGTCATAAGGAgtcttttaaaacattattaatcACCGCTTTATGGTAATGCAACCCAGGCAATGAACCGTGCCGGCCCCTGCGTATTATATTATAATGGTCAGCTTATTCGAGACCTCAAAGTACCGTTATTAATATACTGGTCGAACCTTTTAAAACGTcgataaatattttgtgacgtttcccATACTCTTTCcttctggattttttcttgttcGACCGTATTGgcacatatacagggcgtggttttaaaagtataaataCAAATTATGCCAGCAATGAAATTATCCAAAAACACGTCTACCTTGATGTGGCGAAGAAGGATGATTGAGGGTATGACAATCTCACTGTCCTCTGCCAAATTCATCTCAGGCACTCCAATTCGTTTTTCTTGTAATAGCGCGGGCATGCCCGACTTATCTCGCGAgaaagcatttttaataagCTTTTCGATGATGCCAAAGTTTCTGGAATTCCACCCTCAAATGCATCCAATAATGCCTAAAATGTAAAATCCATGAGTAAGACACCTAGGCGTAgaattaaatgattttcgaTCAAGAGTAAATAACAGATCTGATAACATCTCACCCGTTAGGCAGTAGTaacaatataattatattaccCCACAAGATGGGTTGAAAGGAGAGGAACGATAGAATGGCCCCCCAAGGCTCCTGATCTAAATCCTCTGGATTTCATTTTGTGGGAACACTTGAAAGAGTAAAACGACAAATTATTAGTGTCGtgcaatttttaaggaaacttttGTAAATATGCGTCAAGATCGTAAATATTGTTCGTACGCTGGCATGGAAAATAACAAACAcccaatataaaatattattaatattgaacCGCAAATCTTacacttttatttaattacaataaaactatGAGCTAATTATCAGTTCTGTTAATTATTCCtcattaaaaaccatttgaTTCTATGCTAAGGTGTCTTACTCatggattttgcattttaggcGTTATCGGATAAATTTGAGGGCGGAATCCCAGAAACTTTGATACCACTGAAAGACTTTTTGAAATAGCTTTCCTACGATATATCACAACCATACCcgtgctattaaaaaaaattacttggggTGGCTGGGGTGTCTTTGATAGCGAGGAGTGAGTTCATTATAGCCTCAATCGTCTTCCCCCGTCATATTATGTTAGACgtgtttttgcatttttccattGCCAGCATAATCTTTGAGGTATTTGtatttatacttttaaaaaatccatccTGTAAATATGTAtgcgttttttaaaaaaatattcaaaatgctcAGGGGGATTTCAGTTCAAAGAGCGTTGCGACTTCGGAAGGAATGGGAAAATCGTTTTCTGCCGCCCTTAACCTGGGAAACCCGTcataaatattgattaatgCGAATGTCCATCGATAGTACCAATACATCGTTCCCAATGACCTCAAATATACTGTGTGGTTTTTGGATTCTGTTTCCTAAAACTGAATgagaaacttttcaatttcgaggtatttttaaaatcgcaaAATTATGAATAGGAACGCCTATATTACACCCCCGCCCCCTCCCATTTTGTAAATGATcaagaaaaatctaaatttttgagTTTCCGATTTTggtttgaattaatttatttgagtCGTGTATTGAATTCAACTTGAGAACTTTTTAGCCTTGAAAatggattaaatttaattcgtaatgtttccaaaataaaaaaaaacgtttcaaacTGTgcaatatctcagaaactgcaAGATAAATTGCAACTCGTCCAGTGTAGATTTATAGAGCTTATCGACACGATTAATTAGGTCTATTTAGTTTATAAAGCTTTTTAACTGCCCCATAAACTTATGAACACAGTGGATTTTCCAAATGCACATAAAGCAAAACGGGTTAAACGATAATCAACAACTTCTAAGACAAATCAATGATAATTGTACGTGGAAACAATTCAGGGAATTTAAACATTGTTCATTTTGCCAATCAAATGGATTTGTCACCTGATTTAttctttaaagttttaaacaaTATGCTGCAAACTCgctgcattattttcgatccGAGTGGTAATTTTAGGAGTTTTGATACAAATTTATGTTCATCTAACAAGCCAGATGTAACCTACTTAAGCCGAAACGAGGTTATAAGTTTGCAGAAGTCGTCTGCTATTTGTTGGCAGTCTTTAGACAATAGATCATGTTAGACACTAATAAGTTTAAGACTCCCATTTGGCAACCTCCACTAATCCGACAGTAAATTATAGCTTTAATTAAATCCGAAAATACTTTTCCAACTTCAAGAAGACGTATCACTATCCTGACCTAAGTGCAGGTGACCCACTTTAACATATATTATTTAGATCAGCAAGCTATTTTTAtgattgtttgtttttgccgTCTCCCCACATTTTTGGTACCACCAACACAGTACCAATTTCATATGATTTCACGGTATTTGGTTTGTCACAGACCCACGACTTTTTGCGAGGTCATATAATTTCTCGGTTCTTAACCTTAAAATGCATATtaggtatttatttttctgccTTTTTTTCTTGTGCGAATTGCCAACCGAAGTTTGTAATTGGTTTTCTTGCCTAGTAGGGCCGTGGGGGGCACCTGTAAAAAACGGCCTCAAATGGCGTTTCCTAATGGCAACAATGTAGTCCAAATGACGAGTATTGAACTcgattattttccaaaaattaaacggctcaaagaagaaaaaggaaCAAGTTTATAAGAGACGTTCGCGAAAAGATTAAagcttttaacaaaattcttCGATTACAAATTCTAAAAACTAAAGAGACATTTCTAACTTTGCCCGTCTAAACTATCAGTTACTACCACTGTTAATATTGATCAATGActcaaaacaaatgttttctgGTGCGCGGTATGTAACCATCATTTTCTGTTTCTATCTACAATAGATTGAGAAGACACGACGTAGGTGACGTCTGCATCCAGAACTTACCTTACCACTCGGGGTAGCAGGATCGATGCGATAACATCTCGCTCACGTAATGAACAAAGACTGCTATATGATGCGGGGTAGGTGGCGCTGAACAGGATTAAACAACTTTGGCACAGTGGTGGCAAATCAGAGTTCCAACGGACAAAAACCACGTTGTTATTTTCATGCCATTCGAAAGCGGGGTTGTTCGAATTTGTTACCCATGAGCGCCAAAACGACAGGCGTATCACCAT
This window contains:
- the LOC136342070 gene encoding uncharacterized protein isoform X5, whose translation is MLGANVLCLKKKKKRTYSLSACKGHEKGGGSRNERARGGTLTMMQITEDTPPDMLAGAMDLTVHLPNGKAIKMSIERSTPMMDLLVQITTANHLQLSNHTLQVLGMAPSSEYSDKTLPFKPNTPIGTLDTQHIRVLPKGRMLPQPKTVPPPGHQPFESTFRLKVHLPRNQLYVTRVSRNVLLEDIMRKVCEEKNLDPMKYDFKHPGNLDEVLDPKLTLSDYQITEIYVVSKGTTNLNQAFSTADIMVLRKEEERKQMHNKTGGGVFNLIFKRGKSSMGSGSVSSNENRSISPTHSDDSRSVTPPAPLLKKEPPLEKPKPPQRKRRPAPKPPRETVNNEEENSVTNDTHEERRRPLENGLTICHSRNSSDSSGYHEASILSEHGANASLPRNRPKSMAFGSDLPPSQGTSNLTKMATHSRSTTSLIAGRKKKAAPPPPQVAVSPASSVIAHSEHPNPLVASQPEISHRPESIPTSNLPSQLAEVTPEPPKVQTQEEKSLESTDSGIAQDHKEDTGFRTPPPPPILDDIIVPDEIPKTNDLIDWEYQLPSPPKAFRDSSPQDTLLETNSLGGSTDFKDSVVTSPELFEKLRTLEDKESITSEEPPLNTLSLEHLEKRKSLVYNRELATSLKMTDSVESRPSVNTPSMANFQKPAENPAKYHHDTLPNFKITTYDVPKHQNIKVFEDDTVRSNENVSYNKRNSVDLNSDTGSTDYIFYKSQGVSRSGSFSTDAKTSTKPVSRSRSTLTLNKYHTTIKKELGDPANISRSSSLFNVSGLHSLEVMKVIRNKLNTSETENLHQAPQKPSPIPIVQKEAPVSEEPPQRPDPVPINSPKPAEPAKKYYYRGPPAVNMSTWSERPKVPVSVKEDEDYKLGNVSQNGNATQKSEITQSSGNVVIKIGPATNSTRLLAPAAYRKPLGNLNGGSEPQRPHSIAFDSSFDINRVPVVRSVEFKKPYKDFHVNNSHLNSIHQINTHVNNTSIIHLNREQSPLEEPQHNAFKVPNKPPVVRGFNTNRLSWHASSGGSFNSTLPLSKPKEGYYVPNQHVPFSQSTLRRTESSKRYMSDQNCNNVVKPIIEPNNYSKSLKPWSVSAPPPPPPQVPKKTISQERSQSIKNNNINNNNNNNNNNNNNNNNKNNNNEDVRDMLMESIRNFGGKKGLKTVKA